A stretch of the Vigna radiata var. radiata cultivar VC1973A chromosome 7, Vradiata_ver6, whole genome shotgun sequence genome encodes the following:
- the LOC106767857 gene encoding flowering-promoting factor 1-like protein 3: MSGVWVFKNGVVRLVENPGGEAVEGSRAGRRKMLVHLASNEVITSYSVLERKLYSLGWERYYDDPDLLQFHKRSTVHLISLPRDFNRFKSMHMYDIVVKNKNAFEVRDM; the protein is encoded by the coding sequence ATGTCTGGGGTCTGGGTTTTCAAGAACGGTGTGGTGAGGTTAGTGGAGAACCCCGGGGGTGAGGCGGTGGAGGGAAGCCGTGCCGGAAGAAGGAAGATGCTTGTTCATTTAGCAAGCAATGAGGTCATCACGTCTTACTCGGTTTTGGAGAGAAAATTATACTCGCTTGGCTGGGAGCGTTACTACGACGACCCTGATCTTCTTCAGTTCCACAAACGCTCCACCGTCCACCTTATCTCCCTCCCTAGAGATTTCAACAGGTTCAAATCCATGCACATGTATGACATAGTCGTCAAGAACAAGAACGCTTTTGAAGTTAGGGACATGTAG